A portion of the Aquicoccus sp. G2-2 genome contains these proteins:
- the ubiG gene encoding bifunctional 2-polyprenyl-6-hydroxyphenol methylase/3-demethylubiquinol 3-O-methyltransferase UbiG has protein sequence MQAADTVDPGEIAKFEAMAAEWWDPNGKFKPLHLMNPCRLDYITSQIAAEFGRDLEKQAPFKELRLLDIGCGGGLLSEPMARLGAEVVGADAAAGNIPVAEIHAVQSNLNIDYRNTTAEALAAAGEQFDVVLNMEVVEHVADPLAYLSACCQLLKPGGLMICSTLNRNAKSFAVAIVGAEYVMRWLPKGTHDWRKFITPDELFALISEAGLTSVDRKGFVLNPISWQWSISDRDLSVNYVTASIKPA, from the coding sequence ATGCAAGCCGCTGATACCGTTGATCCCGGCGAAATTGCCAAGTTCGAGGCGATGGCCGCTGAATGGTGGGATCCGAATGGCAAGTTCAAGCCGCTACACCTGATGAACCCGTGTCGGCTCGATTACATCACCTCGCAGATAGCAGCAGAGTTCGGCCGCGACCTTGAGAAGCAAGCTCCCTTCAAAGAGTTGCGATTGCTCGATATCGGTTGTGGCGGCGGGCTTCTGTCTGAGCCGATGGCGCGCCTCGGCGCAGAAGTCGTCGGTGCGGATGCAGCGGCGGGAAATATCCCTGTGGCAGAGATTCACGCTGTTCAATCAAACCTGAATATCGACTACCGCAATACCACCGCCGAAGCATTGGCCGCAGCTGGCGAACAATTTGACGTGGTGCTAAACATGGAAGTTGTTGAACACGTTGCCGATCCGCTGGCCTATCTCTCGGCCTGCTGCCAGCTTCTAAAGCCCGGCGGGCTGATGATCTGCTCCACATTGAATCGCAATGCAAAAAGCTTTGCTGTCGCGATTGTAGGGGCTGAATACGTCATGCGCTGGTTGCCCAAGGGTACCCACGACTGGAGAAAATTCATCACTCCCGACGAATTGTTCGCGTTGATCTCGGAAGCAGGGCTTACCTCGGTTGACCGCAAGGGGTTCGTCCTTAATCCGATCTCGTGGCAATGGTCGATTTCTGACCGCGATCTGAGCGTAAACTACGTCACGGCAAGCATAAAGCCCGCCTAA
- a CDS encoding PQQ-dependent sugar dehydrogenase yields the protein MASYRAQLWRRELGRQARSGTYGKFRISSIGRSGSTMLLERCQSHPEVFCFGEMLHPDRIYWHQAQMNPDHHGFLAERENDPMRFVARHVWYPHPPAIKAVGFKLLSDQLMANRKALQPLVDDMTELKVIRLRRVSGFDVFLSRKHFEKTGVGNLRRGEIRPRSQPFLVDVDECQSFLTRIDLLDSIADAVFSKHRTLVLSYEQLVAEPETENRKICDFLGVQELPLRQRLKKLNPGRLSQKVTNLDEFQRHFEDTKWGSFFKMHEPLNTRHKVRILTWAVALVLTGIAISAAVVLLAYKKGHISIAAHAPPPVLIERQSSVIASGALSAYYPLNFTQIALPYDDSFGRGGAMFTSDTATFHIDRAGQIYRVGPDGLSELDITPPFDMKTITDQADRLFAKWVEGIKGAQLVRTDRGWRLFVTYLEAQTPAPCFRIILTSRTFQDPGLTSGADKGWNQLFASDTCTSSGETLTAGAVGGALMVRGSKAYVSYGPVGQSVNEPPAISTIAEATAKNFPGGTIAEVDVDTGETQIFAQGFRNVSGIIDGNGGTLWSLEHGPRGGDELNHVERSHHYGWPLTTMGTQYTGFSWRDSEAVGEQADFRAPVYAWVPSIAPSALRRIKGRQFPRWSGNLVVSALKAGRLYRLQIEAGRVVVVEPILIGRRIRDFVEGPDGALYLLLTRAGVVLKITAGKNDAGLKGAAALNLCASCHQLTAKDSASVSGPTLVGIVNRDIASVKGYPYSEALAQVKGEWTEATLEKFLENPEVYGTGSTMPNPHLSYSQRRLVIKGLLALDRAEN from the coding sequence ATGGCGTCATATCGTGCGCAACTATGGCGTCGCGAACTGGGCAGGCAGGCGCGGTCGGGGACTTATGGCAAGTTCCGGATTTCCAGTATTGGGCGGTCTGGGTCGACTATGCTGCTCGAGCGATGCCAATCTCATCCGGAAGTTTTCTGCTTTGGAGAAATGCTGCACCCTGATCGAATCTATTGGCACCAAGCTCAGATGAACCCCGATCATCATGGCTTCCTTGCCGAACGAGAAAATGATCCTATGAGGTTTGTTGCGCGGCACGTCTGGTATCCCCATCCGCCGGCGATCAAGGCGGTCGGTTTCAAATTGCTGAGTGACCAATTGATGGCTAACCGGAAGGCCTTACAGCCGCTCGTAGATGACATGACCGAGCTCAAGGTGATCCGGCTCCGCCGTGTGTCCGGTTTCGATGTTTTTCTGTCGCGCAAGCACTTTGAAAAAACTGGCGTCGGAAATTTGCGGAGAGGGGAGATCAGACCAAGATCGCAGCCCTTCTTGGTTGACGTCGATGAATGCCAGTCATTTCTGACCCGTATCGATCTACTCGATTCCATTGCCGATGCGGTTTTCTCCAAGCATCGCACCTTGGTACTTTCATATGAGCAGCTTGTGGCCGAACCCGAAACGGAAAATCGCAAGATCTGTGACTTTCTAGGTGTACAGGAACTGCCATTGAGACAGCGCCTCAAAAAGCTCAATCCCGGCCGGTTAAGCCAAAAGGTGACCAACCTCGATGAGTTTCAACGCCACTTCGAGGACACAAAATGGGGGAGCTTTTTCAAGATGCATGAGCCGCTAAATACCCGACATAAAGTCAGAATTTTGACGTGGGCCGTCGCCTTGGTTCTGACCGGCATCGCAATTTCGGCCGCCGTCGTTTTGCTGGCCTATAAGAAGGGGCACATTTCAATTGCCGCACATGCGCCTCCCCCGGTGTTGATCGAGCGCCAAAGCTCCGTCATCGCAAGCGGGGCTCTTTCGGCGTATTACCCGCTCAACTTCACCCAGATCGCCTTGCCCTACGACGATAGCTTTGGGCGCGGCGGGGCGATGTTCACAAGTGACACGGCCACCTTTCATATTGATAGAGCGGGGCAGATTTATCGGGTCGGTCCTGACGGGTTGTCAGAACTGGATATTACGCCACCATTCGACATGAAGACGATCACAGACCAGGCCGACCGGCTTTTTGCGAAGTGGGTCGAGGGCATCAAAGGCGCGCAACTTGTACGCACCGATCGCGGCTGGCGCTTGTTTGTCACTTATCTTGAAGCGCAAACGCCGGCTCCGTGTTTTAGGATCATCCTGACGTCGCGAACATTTCAGGACCCCGGTTTGACCAGTGGTGCCGACAAGGGTTGGAACCAACTTTTCGCGTCTGATACCTGCACTTCGTCGGGGGAAACTCTTACGGCAGGAGCGGTGGGCGGCGCACTTATGGTGCGTGGCTCCAAGGCGTACGTTTCTTACGGCCCTGTGGGCCAGTCGGTCAACGAGCCTCCCGCTATTTCAACCATTGCCGAAGCGACCGCTAAAAATTTCCCCGGCGGAACCATAGCGGAGGTCGATGTCGACACTGGAGAAACGCAGATATTCGCGCAGGGGTTTCGCAATGTCAGCGGAATTATTGATGGAAATGGTGGCACCTTGTGGAGCCTTGAGCATGGGCCGCGCGGCGGTGATGAGCTCAACCATGTGGAGCGGTCGCACCACTACGGATGGCCGCTGACGACAATGGGCACGCAATATACCGGCTTCTCGTGGCGCGATTCTGAGGCAGTTGGCGAACAGGCCGATTTTCGGGCACCAGTGTATGCTTGGGTGCCTTCCATCGCGCCTTCCGCGCTCAGACGTATCAAAGGGCGCCAGTTTCCGCGGTGGTCGGGTAATCTTGTGGTGAGTGCTCTCAAAGCGGGCCGACTTTATCGGCTTCAGATTGAAGCGGGCCGGGTCGTGGTCGTCGAGCCAATATTGATCGGGCGGAGAATTCGTGATTTTGTAGAAGGCCCTGACGGGGCGCTCTATCTTTTACTGACGCGCGCAGGGGTCGTTCTGAAAATCACAGCGGGCAAGAATGACGCGGGCTTGAAGGGTGCAGCGGCGCTCAACCTCTGTGCCAGTTGTCATCAATTGACCGCGAAGGATTCCGCCAGTGTCTCAGGGCCGACACTTGTCGGGATCGTGAACCGTGATATCGCTTCGGTCAAGGGATACCCCTATTCAGAGGCGCTGGCCCAAGTTAAGGGCGAATGGACGGAAGCGACCCTTGAGAAATTCCTTGAAAATCCGGAAGTCTATGGCACCGGTTCCACCATGCCAAACCCGCATTTGAGCTATAGCCAACGGCGGTTGGTCATCAAAGGGTTGCTGGCGCTCGACCGGGCGGAGAATTAG
- a CDS encoding IS630 transposase-related protein: protein MNKDQREIQRRLRILRYAEEIGHVAKTYRKFGIGRADFYRWRKAYTARGEINERHEPVGVSSHVGRKHLNNSIESDDAVLKQRSQESKLSAPSGKDSLRTAKSGLRMRSTLWPSSSRSRLKNA from the coding sequence ATGAACAAAGATCAACGCGAGATACAACGCAGGTTGCGAATACTGCGATACGCCGAAGAGATTGGCCATGTTGCGAAAACCTACCGCAAATTTGGGATCGGCCGCGCCGATTTTTACCGCTGGCGCAAAGCTTATACAGCACGAGGCGAAATCAACGAAAGGCATGAGCCAGTTGGCGTAAGCAGTCACGTCGGGCGCAAACATCTTAACAATAGCATTGAAAGCGACGATGCCGTGCTGAAGCAGCGCTCACAGGAATCGAAACTTTCCGCACCATCCGGCAAGGACAGTTTGAGAACTGCGAAATCGGGGTTGCGAATGAGATCAACGTTGTGGCCAAGCTCTTCCCGGAGCCGCTTGAAAAACGCCTGA
- a CDS encoding PqqD family protein: MFTPASDQIVSKVLDGEAIVIDLTTGIYYSMEQTAAKVWFELCNGTSLDALVQSARQAYPDDTDAPAQIEAFVAELVAEGLLSKAGPDAKPVDDMEAVSWPTTYSPQSV, translated from the coding sequence ATGTTCACCCCTGCATCTGATCAGATCGTTTCGAAGGTTCTTGATGGAGAGGCAATCGTGATCGATCTGACTACAGGTATCTACTACAGCATGGAGCAGACAGCGGCGAAGGTCTGGTTCGAGCTTTGCAATGGTACGTCACTTGATGCTTTGGTGCAATCCGCCCGGCAAGCATATCCCGATGACACCGATGCCCCGGCCCAAATCGAAGCCTTCGTCGCAGAGCTTGTGGCCGAAGGATTGCTGAGCAAAGCCGGGCCCGACGCCAAGCCCGTGGATGACATGGAGGCCGTTTCCTGGCCCACGACCTATTCCCCCCAGAGCGTATGA
- a CDS encoding transposase domain-containing protein, with protein MTIIETARLSGPDPQAYLADVVERFNDHGQPSQ; from the coding sequence ATGACAATCATTGAAACCGCAAGACTCAGCGGCCCCGACCCGCAGGCCTATCTCGCCGACGTCGTTGAGCGCTTCAATGATCACGGTCAACCGTCTCAATGA
- a CDS encoding glycosyltransferase family 4 protein, producing the protein MKILVWGNTFPLVGGIERFVDDLARGLSRRGHDILVLSDGKRVETIDDRPYRLQTVPMAEPILESNPAQVLATVMAARRAIKTFAPDVIHCNPSGLETPILVLAALNAGIPLATTVHMDLSLPNVAELGGTLAKVIEASSRVVAVSRHVQALAIRTAIFRNHDVGLIENALPVKTGFLPPPPGKTILCLGRLVREKGMDLMIAAMPEILREHPEAILQIGGAGPETKTLKAQIEASGLSRSVELLGWIQPEDVHEKMKAVQIVGFPSRWQEPFGLVAFEAALAGRPCVAFNVGGLSSIIEPGITGELAQPEDTSDLAGKINALLSDPARASRLGANALERYKSGVEFEAMLDQYEVLFDDLASGAVSAV; encoded by the coding sequence ATGAAAATTCTAGTTTGGGGAAACACCTTTCCACTCGTCGGCGGCATCGAGCGGTTTGTTGATGATCTGGCACGCGGGTTATCGCGCCGCGGCCATGATATACTTGTTCTGAGTGACGGGAAGCGGGTTGAGACGATAGATGATCGGCCATATCGTTTGCAGACTGTGCCGATGGCCGAGCCGATCCTCGAAAGTAATCCGGCGCAGGTTCTGGCCACAGTGATGGCTGCGCGGCGCGCTATCAAGACTTTCGCGCCGGATGTTATCCATTGCAATCCTTCCGGGCTTGAAACACCTATTCTTGTGCTTGCGGCCTTGAACGCTGGCATTCCGCTTGCGACCACGGTGCATATGGATTTGTCCCTGCCGAATGTTGCCGAACTGGGCGGCACACTTGCAAAGGTGATCGAGGCGTCAAGCCGCGTTGTGGCAGTCTCACGCCATGTGCAGGCCCTCGCGATTCGCACCGCAATTTTTCGTAACCATGATGTCGGGTTGATCGAAAATGCGCTACCGGTCAAAACCGGCTTCCTGCCGCCCCCACCGGGAAAGACAATTCTTTGTCTTGGCCGATTGGTGCGCGAAAAAGGCATGGACCTGATGATTGCGGCCATGCCCGAAATCTTGCGCGAGCACCCCGAGGCGATCTTGCAGATCGGCGGTGCCGGGCCGGAAACCAAGACGTTAAAGGCACAGATCGAAGCGAGCGGCCTGTCACGCAGTGTTGAGTTGCTTGGCTGGATTCAGCCCGAAGATGTGCATGAGAAAATGAAAGCCGTGCAGATCGTCGGGTTCCCATCTCGCTGGCAAGAGCCGTTTGGCCTTGTCGCGTTCGAGGCTGCACTGGCCGGGCGGCCTTGCGTTGCCTTCAATGTCGGTGGTCTTTCAAGCATCATTGAACCCGGCATAACCGGAGAGCTGGCTCAACCGGAGGATACTTCCGATCTTGCTGGCAAGATCAATGCACTTCTGTCGGACCCGGCCCGCGCCAGTCGGCTAGGGGCAAACGCGCTCGAAAGATACAAGAGCGGAGTGGAATTCGAGGCAATGCTGGACCAATATGAAGTGCTATTTGACGACCTTGCCAGCGGCGCGGTTTCAGCCGTCTGA
- a CDS encoding nucleotidyltransferase family protein — protein sequence MIIKQALQRQMNIDDLIAKATPGIFPTGRFAHLVDAALTPPNAAAAWEKYCHMLGAEQPNSGEARVFPLVAENLKKAGVKEQYSQLTLARRKTVAQNELILRAAAQVKDIFEHHGIDVVFTKGMALQIAEYRDPALRTFSDIDCCIRVADIDRVAQLAAQNGWNNFSNLVPQNRHIIEAHAEMTFQLPSGVSLDIHWVPRRVFAFCPSLIEAFFTSTEEVEWRGTTWRVPSADWRLLETIDHGVRANEVAPIRWVPDAIRLLENPANQFDWDFISDAAYKARIGLVFAAALTAIAPFHKSVTKENIARFDHPAGLLPRLEIKARMTPIRSSRNRLWIEFLHYFMLAPGHLGKRIMRFPSFLIKGAGRSRTTSDLFARVLLHRKSR from the coding sequence GTGATCATCAAGCAAGCGTTGCAGCGACAAATGAACATTGATGATCTCATCGCCAAAGCGACACCGGGAATATTTCCGACGGGACGGTTTGCCCATCTGGTTGACGCGGCGCTCACGCCGCCCAACGCCGCCGCGGCTTGGGAAAAGTATTGTCACATGCTCGGCGCAGAACAGCCAAACTCCGGGGAGGCCCGAGTGTTTCCTCTTGTTGCCGAGAACCTGAAAAAAGCCGGAGTCAAAGAGCAGTATTCGCAACTCACTTTGGCCAGACGCAAAACAGTGGCGCAAAACGAGTTGATCTTGCGCGCGGCGGCGCAGGTAAAAGATATCTTTGAGCACCATGGTATTGACGTTGTGTTCACCAAGGGAATGGCCTTGCAGATCGCTGAATACCGCGACCCGGCGCTACGGACATTTTCCGATATTGATTGCTGTATCCGGGTGGCCGATATTGACCGCGTGGCACAGCTTGCCGCGCAAAATGGCTGGAATAATTTTTCCAATCTGGTGCCCCAGAACCGGCATATCATTGAGGCGCACGCGGAAATGACGTTTCAGCTTCCGTCTGGGGTAAGCCTCGACATTCACTGGGTTCCGCGGCGTGTTTTTGCGTTTTGTCCGTCATTGATCGAAGCGTTTTTTACATCCACCGAAGAGGTAGAATGGCGCGGAACGACATGGCGGGTGCCGTCTGCCGATTGGCGACTTCTTGAAACAATTGATCACGGGGTACGAGCCAACGAGGTTGCCCCGATCAGATGGGTGCCTGATGCCATCCGCCTCCTTGAAAACCCAGCCAATCAGTTCGATTGGGACTTCATCTCGGACGCCGCGTATAAAGCGCGTATTGGTCTGGTTTTCGCGGCCGCGTTGACGGCGATTGCGCCGTTTCATAAGAGCGTCACAAAGGAAAACATTGCCAGATTTGACCATCCGGCAGGCCTCCTGCCGAGACTGGAAATCAAGGCGAGGATGACGCCAATCAGATCATCGCGGAACCGTTTATGGATTGAGTTCCTGCATTATTTCATGCTCGCCCCGGGCCATTTGGGAAAACGAATCATGCGGTTTCCGTCCTTTCTGATCAAAGGAGCGGGACGCAGTCGCACGACCAGCGATTTGTTTGCGCGCGTATTGCTGCACAGAAAGTCGAGATAG
- a CDS encoding ABC transporter ATP-binding protein, with the protein MIAALLLPIALIEVVTLAGIRLFFLTLNSTANTDTASGIMGGLVGATSPLLAALSVGFGLILWLILRGGISHWIWITIIRTLTRVQARVLNRLFLKFVSLPMRDRLEVTISEQKHVLLLSAQAMFHQVLFPLSSLLVEAVIAVAIVATLLVIAPIATLLLVGWIGVLFTTYHLLLRAKAASVGQQRWHALNAMRAVADGALGDLRWVKITHAEQTFSALFHAQTTAYSEALAKDRALTLLPRYVADIAIVSSILILVAYYSLGDVEQGNIYSGIALFAAGAIRLLPAFYRVISLSHSLNTHAPDLGQVVEHLESNVQLPQIEPEPDNRKPPFLDTMTFQEIAFRYPGQDRDILADIALTLSAGDRVLITGPSGAGKSTFLSLFLGLLEPTRGCLLLDGRRASVLDAVRASSVALVSQDPFITTGTVADNIAFPHAADTLDNQKALGLLRDLGLEWPLDRSVGENGTRLSGGERQRLALARALYLSPDCLVLDEATSQMDEAAAARAYELVFETCPNATVLISTHQHLPTTYYHRHLVVGNRRISEVLSAEPRRRG; encoded by the coding sequence GTGATTGCCGCGCTTTTGTTACCGATCGCATTGATTGAAGTCGTCACTCTGGCGGGCATACGTCTATTTTTTCTGACACTGAACAGCACTGCCAATACTGATACGGCATCGGGCATCATGGGTGGTCTGGTCGGAGCAACAAGCCCCTTGCTTGCGGCGCTGAGTGTCGGGTTTGGTCTTATCTTGTGGTTGATCCTGCGCGGCGGCATCAGCCACTGGATCTGGATCACAATCATACGGACCCTCACAAGAGTGCAGGCAAGGGTACTTAATCGATTGTTTCTGAAGTTTGTCTCGCTGCCGATGCGTGATCGGCTGGAAGTGACGATAAGTGAACAAAAACATGTTCTCTTACTTTCTGCACAGGCGATGTTCCACCAAGTTCTGTTTCCCTTGAGCAGTCTTTTGGTCGAAGCTGTCATTGCGGTGGCTATCGTCGCAACCCTGCTTGTGATCGCGCCGATTGCCACGCTCTTGTTGGTTGGTTGGATCGGAGTTCTGTTTACAACGTATCACTTGTTGTTGCGAGCCAAGGCGGCAAGTGTCGGACAGCAGCGGTGGCACGCGCTTAACGCCATGCGCGCGGTGGCGGATGGTGCGTTGGGGGATCTGCGGTGGGTCAAGATCACGCATGCCGAGCAGACATTTTCGGCGCTCTTCCATGCCCAGACCACAGCTTACTCCGAAGCTCTGGCCAAAGACCGGGCGCTTACACTGCTGCCGCGCTACGTGGCAGATATTGCGATCGTCTCGTCGATCCTGATCTTGGTTGCGTATTATTCTCTGGGCGATGTTGAACAGGGCAATATTTATTCCGGGATCGCACTTTTTGCGGCAGGAGCAATTCGCCTGCTCCCGGCGTTTTACCGGGTCATTTCGTTGTCGCATAGCCTTAACACCCACGCCCCGGACCTCGGGCAGGTGGTGGAACATTTGGAGAGCAATGTTCAATTGCCGCAAATCGAACCCGAGCCTGACAACCGCAAACCGCCTTTCTTGGATACGATGACGTTCCAAGAGATCGCGTTCAGGTATCCCGGACAAGATCGGGATATTCTCGCGGATATTGCTCTTACCTTGAGTGCGGGAGATCGTGTGCTGATTACCGGCCCATCGGGCGCAGGAAAGTCTACGTTCTTGTCACTGTTCTTGGGGCTTTTGGAGCCGACCAGGGGGTGTTTGTTGCTCGACGGTCGCCGCGCCAGTGTGCTTGACGCCGTGCGTGCATCTTCGGTGGCGTTGGTTTCTCAGGACCCATTCATCACCACCGGAACCGTGGCTGACAACATTGCGTTCCCGCATGCCGCCGATACCCTCGATAACCAGAAGGCGCTGGGGTTGCTCCGCGATTTAGGACTTGAATGGCCTTTGGATCGGAGCGTTGGTGAAAATGGGACAAGACTTTCGGGAGGGGAGCGCCAGAGACTGGCCCTTGCCCGCGCGCTTTATCTGTCTCCGGATTGTTTGGTGCTTGACGAGGCAACATCGCAAATGGACGAAGCCGCCGCTGCGCGCGCCTATGAGCTGGTGTTCGAAACCTGCCCCAATGCAACCGTGCTGATCTCCACCCATCAGCACCTTCCGACGACCTATTACCATCGCCATCTTGTGGTCGGAAACCGCCGGATTTCGGAAGTCCTGTCAGCAGAGCCCCGCCGCAGGGGTTGA
- a CDS encoding glycosyltransferase family A protein, with translation MADAPATAPVSVVITAYNAAPYIQEAITSLVEQTRPPAEIIVVDDGSTDNSGPLALEAGGGLVRVIRQENAGMAAGRNTALDAVSQPFVMFSDADDVSVPNRIELCLDAFAVNPALAGVFANWKNFWIEGLAEEEQAESSAFLKGEQSTRFLCTGLFRSELVRRVGHFSSVSNYAEVLWVSSVEQTGEPLLDLGELTYLRRIHHTNASRNRTTSDLFELIRHLRRKRT, from the coding sequence ATGGCTGATGCCCCCGCAACCGCGCCGGTGAGTGTTGTAATAACGGCCTACAATGCGGCGCCTTATATTCAAGAGGCCATCACCAGCCTTGTCGAACAAACCCGCCCGCCTGCCGAAATCATCGTTGTCGATGATGGAAGCACTGACAACTCTGGCCCGCTGGCGCTTGAGGCGGGAGGAGGTCTCGTGCGTGTCATCCGACAAGAGAACGCAGGCATGGCAGCAGGGCGCAACACTGCGCTGGACGCGGTGTCACAACCATTCGTCATGTTCTCGGACGCCGACGATGTTTCTGTGCCAAATAGGATTGAACTTTGCCTTGACGCTTTCGCGGTCAACCCTGCGCTTGCTGGTGTTTTTGCAAACTGGAAGAATTTCTGGATTGAAGGGCTCGCCGAAGAAGAACAGGCCGAGAGCAGCGCCTTTCTCAAAGGAGAGCAAAGCACGCGGTTCTTGTGCACCGGGCTATTTCGATCCGAACTTGTGCGTAGGGTAGGCCATTTTTCCAGCGTCTCGAATTATGCCGAGGTGCTTTGGGTCTCAAGCGTAGAGCAGACGGGAGAGCCATTGCTTGATCTGGGCGAACTGACCTATCTGCGCCGAATCCACCACACGAACGCAAGCCGTAATCGAACAACGTCGGATCTCTTTGAATTGATCCGGCATCTGCGGCGCAAGCGGACATGA
- a CDS encoding TetR/AcrR family transcriptional regulator produces MVIYPRPAKSTWHEKREPDARSDNRPPPQTPRRRNMRAKDREAQILSEAVRFFAECGFEGQTRELAKRMGISHAVIYRHFKSKDALIERVYDQIYVKRWNPAWEPLVLDRSRCLKDRLTQFYLEYAERVFDYDWVRIFVSSGLKSYGLSERYLDLISEKLIRPAAHELRFERNEGNLDRPLDPEEVELFWGLHGSVFYIAIRKFVYNVVVDLDVNVAVTNTVSTFFDGVSPGHKVP; encoded by the coding sequence TTGGTAATTTATCCCCGGCCTGCTAAATCGACGTGGCACGAAAAGAGAGAGCCCGATGCAAGATCCGACAACAGACCGCCCCCCCAGACGCCACGCCGCCGAAACATGCGGGCGAAAGACCGTGAGGCGCAGATTTTGTCAGAGGCGGTCAGGTTCTTTGCCGAATGCGGTTTTGAAGGCCAGACACGCGAACTCGCCAAACGCATGGGCATCTCGCACGCCGTTATTTACCGGCACTTTAAGAGCAAGGATGCGCTGATCGAACGGGTCTATGATCAGATTTACGTCAAACGCTGGAATCCTGCGTGGGAGCCTTTGGTGCTGGACCGGAGCCGCTGTCTCAAGGATCGCCTGACGCAGTTTTATCTGGAATACGCCGAGCGGGTTTTTGATTATGACTGGGTCAGGATATTCGTGTCGTCCGGCCTTAAATCCTATGGGCTGAGTGAGCGGTATCTGGACCTTATCAGTGAAAAACTCATCCGGCCGGCGGCGCACGAACTGCGGTTTGAACGCAACGAAGGCAACCTCGACCGCCCGCTCGATCCAGAGGAAGTTGAGCTTTTTTGGGGACTGCATGGCAGTGTCTTCTATATTGCGATTAGAAAATTCGTTTACAATGTCGTGGTCGATCTTGATGTGAACGTCGCGGTCACAAATACGGTCAGCACCTTTTTCGACGGAGTTTCGCCAGGGCACAAGGTGCCCTGA
- the pip gene encoding prolyl aminopeptidase — protein sequence MDKHADPKRAADFLYSQIEPFDQRMLDRGDGHRIYMEQSGNPEGAPVIVFHGGPGGGCSPAMRRYFDPAHYRIILFDQRGCGRSQPHASVENNTTWHLVRDIEAIREILNIDKWAVFGGSWGATLALIYAQAHPDRVSHLILRGVFLATRAELDWFYGGGAGAFWPETWERFQALVPEGERDDMIAAYHKRLFSGDGAEELLFSRAWARWENSLASVRSNGDGGAAGGEYSRAFARLENHYFSNGAFLDYDGQLIEEMHKISHIPGVIVQGRFDMICPPVSAWRIAQKWEKVDLKLIPVAGHALSEPGISAALVEVMDRLAGN from the coding sequence ATGGACAAACATGCAGACCCGAAACGTGCGGCGGATTTTCTTTATTCTCAGATTGAGCCATTCGATCAACGTATGCTCGACCGGGGCGATGGGCATCGCATTTATATGGAGCAATCGGGCAATCCCGAAGGCGCGCCGGTAATCGTTTTCCATGGCGGGCCGGGCGGCGGGTGTAGCCCGGCGATGCGCCGCTATTTTGATCCCGCACATTACCGCATCATTCTGTTCGATCAGCGCGGTTGTGGCCGCTCGCAACCTCATGCCAGCGTGGAGAATAATACGACATGGCATTTGGTTCGTGATATTGAAGCTATTCGAGAAATCTTAAACATAGATAAATGGGCCGTCTTCGGTGGTTCTTGGGGGGCGACTCTGGCGCTGATTTATGCGCAGGCGCATCCGGACCGCGTCAGCCATCTGATCTTGCGCGGGGTATTTTTGGCCACGCGGGCGGAGCTGGATTGGTTTTACGGTGGTGGGGCGGGGGCCTTTTGGCCGGAAACCTGGGAGAGATTTCAGGCGCTTGTGCCAGAAGGCGAACGGGATGACATGATTGCCGCCTATCATAAGCGGCTGTTTTCGGGTGACGGCGCGGAGGAATTGTTGTTCTCAAGAGCCTGGGCACGGTGGGAAAATTCCTTGGCTTCAGTACGATCAAACGGGGATGGCGGTGCGGCAGGTGGAGAATATTCACGCGCCTTTGCCAGGCTGGAAAACCACTATTTCAGCAATGGCGCATTCCTGGACTACGACGGACAACTTATTGAAGAGATGCACAAAATCTCCCATATTCCCGGTGTGATCGTGCAAGGGCGCTTTGATATGATCTGCCCGCCGGTATCGGCGTGGCGCATCGCCCAGAAATGGGAAAAGGTCGATCTGAAGTTGATCCCGGTCGCCGGACATGCGCTTTCAGAACCGGGGATAAGTGCCGCACTTGTCGAGGTAATGGACCGGCTTGCCGGGAATTGA